The nucleotide window TTACGGTCGAAACGCCCGTTGGCGTCGACCGCGAGGCTCTGCCCGGGACCGAGCATGCCCAGCACGGCTTCGATGCGCTGGAGGTCTTCGGCCAACGGGGCACCGCCGATCTTCGCCTTGACCGTCGTGTAGCCGCGGTCAAGATAGCTCTGCATCTCATCGCGAAGCCCCTGAATGCCGCGCCCGGGCTGGTAATAGCCGCCGGCGGCGTAAACGAAGACCCGGTTGTCCGGCTTGTTGTTGCCATATCGTTCCGCAAGCAGCCTGAAAAGCGGCTTACCCTCGATCTTCGCCACTGCATCCCAGATCGCCATGTCCAGGGTTCCGACCGCCACCGACCGTTCGCCGTGTCCTCCCGGCTTCTCATTGGCCATCATGACGTCCCAGATCAGAGCCGGATCGAAATTGTCGCCGGTCTCGTCCAACAGGTCTTCGGCGGGTGCTTCCATGATCCGGGGAATGATGCGTTCGCGCATCAGTGAGCCCTGGCCGTACCTGCCGTTGGAGTTGAAGCCGTAACCGATAACCGGCTTCCCGTCGCGCTCAACGTCGGTAATCACCGCGACCAGGCTCAGCGTCATCTTGGTGAAGTCGATGAAGGCGTTCCGGATGGAGGAACTGATCGGAAGGGTCTGCTCACGGATTTCGACGATTCTCATTTTCCAACTCCTGCAGGTGTCAAGGATTCGAAGGCGGAAACCAGCGCGTCAGCCACGTCGTTTGTGGTTGCGGTCCCGACGAGGTCAGGGGTGCGTATATCGGTTTGGGTGAGGACGTGCTCCATGGCGGTGATCAGGTCCCTTCCTGCGTCCTCGTGGCCAAGGTGGTCAAGCATCATCGATGCCGCCCAGACCTGGCCCAGGGGGTTTGCCTTTCCCTGTCCGGCGATGTCCGGAGCCGAGCCGTGAACCGGCTCGAACATCGACGGGAACTCCTTTTCGGGATTGAGGTTCGCTGAAGGTGCGATGCCGATACTGCCGATGATGGCCGCGCCGAGGTCGGTGAGGATGTCGCCGAAGAGGTTGGAGGCGACGACAACATCAAAGCGGGCCGGGTCAAGCACGAACAGCGCCGCGAGGGCGTCGATGTGGTACTCGGACACCGTGAGGTTCGGGTGGTCCTTGGCGAGATCCCGAAGGATCTCGTCCCAGAACGGCATCGTGTGGATGATCCCGTTGGACTTCGTGGCAGAGGCGAGGATGCCCTTGCGTTGTTCGGCCAGGTTGATCGCATAGTTCATCGCGCGTTCAACGCCGAACCGGGTGAAGATGGACTCCTGGATCGCCATCTCCTGCGGCATCCCGCGGTAGAGGCGCCCGCCGCTCTCGGAGTATTCCCCCTCGTTGTTTTCCCTGACCACCAGGAAGTCGATTCCGCCGGCAGGCACCTTTCGGAGAGGGCTTTCGATTCCGGCCAGCAGCCGGACCGGACGAAGGTTGATGTACTGACGGAAGGCGCGCCGGATGGGAATCAGCAACCCCCAGAGGGACACGTGGTCAGGAACGCCGGGGAAACCCACTGCGCCGAGGAAGATCTGGTCGCATTCGGCGAGCTGCTCGAGGCCGTCCTCCGGCATCATGCGTCCGGTCCGGGAGTAGTACTCACAGCCCCACTCGAACTCCCGCCAGTCGAAGCTGAAGCCGTAGCGCCGGCCCGCGAGTTCGAGGAGTCTTTGCGCAGGTGGCATCACCTCGGTGCCGATGCCGTCACCCGGGATGACGGCAATGCGGTAGCTGGGATCTGTCATGTGAAGTCCTTTGTTCTGGAAGTTACAGGGCGAGTTCGGGAAGGCTGACGAAGAGAACCTGCGTGAACGCGAGGTAGAACAGCACCACCACGACGACGGCGACACCGAAGTCGAGGAGCACGTTCTTCCAGGTGGGCCGCGAGGTGCGCATGAGCACAGCCACGAGGGTGAAGAACACGATGCCGCCGTAGAGGTAGCCGAGGATGGGCAGAGACGCCACCCAGGCGACCAGCAGCACCAGTGCGCGGCCCAGGTCCTTGAAGCCAAGCCGCCCGGTGTTGTGCCAGCCGGTTTCCCGGTCGCGCCACAAGACCCCGCGTGCCACGAGTAGCACGCCGAGAACGGCCAACGCGATCAGGACGGCATCCGGGAAGATCCCGCCATATTCACTGGAATAGGCGCGCTGGACCCAGAAGATCAGGCAGACCAGCAGGACAACGGCACCGCCGATGATGTTTCCCATATCAGTCACCCTCTCCGGTGTCGGGGCGTTGGGAGACCGGGTTGGCGGTCTTGTCGTTTACCGCCGCTGCCGTCTTCGCTGCCCGCCGCTTCTGCAGAAAGGGCCAGAGAACGGAGAGAACGCTCATGGCAATCAGCACCAGGCTGATGGGCCGGGTGAAGAACGTGGTCCACGGAAGGGCTGCATCCGCCGAGGTCAGGATGCCCTGAACCAGACCTGTCTCAGCGATGGAGCCGAGGACCAGGCCGAGGACGATCGAGGCTCCACCGATGCCGACCCGCTGGAGCAGGTACGCGGCAACTCCGAGCGCAAGCATGATGAAGACGTCAACCACCGAGCTTCGGATGGCGTACGCACCGATGATGGTGAGCACGGTGATTCCCGGAGCCAGGTAGCGGACGGGAAGGGCCATAACCCCGCGTTGCAGACCGCGGCCGGCAACCAGACCTACCGGCACCATCATGACGGCGGACACCGCGAGCGCGATGATGAAGGTGTAGACCAGCGGACCAGAGGTCGTAAAGAGCTCCGCACCGGGTCGCAGTCCATGCAGCAGAAGAACGCCCAAGATGATGGCATCGGGAGGAGTTCCCGGCACTCCCAGCGTCAGCGTGGGGATGAACCCGCCGCCCACCGTACCGTTGTTGGCGGATTCGGATGCGACGACGCCGTCGATCTCACCCTCGCCGAACGTCTCCGGGTGCTTGGAAGCGCGCTTGGCCTCGTTATAGGCGACGAGGTTCGCGACACTACCGCCCGCACCCGGGAGGATGCCGACGATCGTTCCGATGACGCCCGACCGGATCAGGTTGACCGGGCGGCTCAGAATTTCCTTCAGCATCCCGCCCAGCCGGTCTTTCTGCCGGGTCTCGTCCACCATCTGCGCGTCCCGCGTACGCAGGGCGATCAGACGGATGACCTCGGGGATGGTGAACAGGCCGATCAGTGCCGGCACCAGTGGAATGCCGCCCTGGAGCATGGGCTCACCAAAAGTGAACCGCACATCCCCTCCCACTGGGGCGATACCGACGGTGGCCAGCAGCAATCCGAGCAGACCACCGATCAGCCCCTTCAGCAGCGACCCGGAGGCGAGGCTGGCGATGATCGTCAGGCCGAAAATCGCGACCCAGAAGTACTCCTGAGGCCCGAAGCGCAGCGAGAACGACGCCAGCGGCGGTGCCAGGAAGATCAGTGCGATGACCCCGATGATTCCGCCGACGAAGGAGCCCATGGTGGCACCCACAATCGCAAATTCGCTGCGTCCCTTCCGCGTGAGCGGATAACCATCGAGGGCGGTGGCAATCGACGACGGCGTTCCCGGGGCATTTACCAGGATGGCCGTGAATGACCCGCCGTAGATCGCGCCCATATAGAAGGCACCCAGCAGGACCAGCCCGGAGGTCGGGTCCATGGCGAAGGTGAAGGGAACCAGCAGCGCAACGCCCATGGTGGCGCTCAGCCCCGGCATCGCCCCGAGGGCCATGCCGCTCAAGGTGCCGATCAGCACCAGGAGCAGCATGGACGGGGCAAGGTTGGCGAGCAGCCCCTGCCCGAGTACTTCGAACATTACGGAACCAGTTCGAGCCGGGTCAGCAGGTCTTCATACACGGCCTTGCGTTCTTCGGTGAGCTCAACAGCCTCATCGGGGCCGTAGTTCTCGAGGACGAAGGCCTGCTCCTCGAAGGCTTCCACGAGTTCCGGATCCTGATTTACCTCTTCGAAAGCGTCGGCCAATTTCTGGACGATGTCATCCGGAGTTTCCGACGGAACCGAAACACCGCGGTATGCGCCGTCGACCAGGTCATAGCCCTGTTCAGCGAAGGTGGGTACGTCCGGCAGTCCGGGCATGCGTTCCTCGGTGGCAACGGCGATGGCACGCACCTGGTCACCGAGCTGCGAGATCTGCGGAGTGTAGGACATCAGGGCGTCCACGTGCCCGCCGAGGAGGGCAGGAACAGCGGTGCCCGTCCCGGAGAACGGCGTGTAGGTGACATCGATGCCTGCCATGTCGTTCAGCATGAGCGTTCCGATGTGGTTCGCGGTGAAGTCACCGCTGCCTCCAACAGACATCGCCCCGGGATCCTCCTTCGCCGCCGCGATGAAGTCCTCCAGGTTCTGGATATCGCTGTCTGCCGGCACAAGGAGGGCGTTCGGAGTGCTCTGGAAGATGTAGACCTGCTTCAGGTCCTCGGTCTCGTACCCGGCGTCGTCCCGAAGCATCGGCTGCAGAATGATGTGCGGAAGATTGCTTCCCATGAACTTGTAGCCATCCGGCGCGGTACGGGTGAGTTCAGACCAGCCCAGCGCACCGCCACCTCCGGGCTTGTACGAGATGTTCACGGCCTGCCCGAGCACCTCAGCCAGCTTCTCCTGCTGCAGGCGAGCAGTGATGTCGGATTCTCCGCCAGCGTCGAACGGCAGGATGTATTCCACGCGTTTCTGTGGGAAATTCTCAGCCGCTCCTCCGCCGGCTTCACCTCCCCCGCAGCCTGTCGCGGCAAGTGCGACGGCGATCGTTCCGACAATTGATGCGAACATCCGGCGGCTTTTCATCTTTTACCTCCATTGGTAAGAGTTGGCGCTTCGTTGGTGGTGCGGGTTCCATTTGGCGGCACTAACCACTGCCACCCTGTAGTGACGCAGTGATGCGCGTCACTATTGCGGTCATACTGTTCAACCGCAGTGGAAAAATTACGGGAGGTAGCTGATTACGGCATCAGTTACATCCTCGGTAGTGGCGGATCCGCCCAGATCCCTGGGCAGGACGCCGGCGGCGGTCGTGGCGCGGATAGCTTCCGCAAGGCGTTCCGCCTCTGTCGTGAGGCCAAAGTGCTCGAGCATCAGGCTTGCGCTGGCAATCGCGCCGATCGGATTGGAGATTTCCTGCCCGGCGATGTCAGGAGCGGAGCCATGTACCGGCTCGAACATGCTGGGGAAACGCCGCTCAGGATTGTAATTGGCGCTGCTCGCAAGGCCGAGGCTGCCCGCGAGTGCGCTGCCCAGGTCCGAAAGGATGTCAGCGTTCAGATTTGATGCCACGACCACGGAGAGCTCTTCGGGCTTCAGGACGAATTTTGCTGCCATGGCGTCGACCAGGACGCTCTCGGTTTCAACATCGGGATAGTCCTTGGCAACGCGTTTGAAGACGTCGTCCCACAGCACCATGCCGTACTGCTGGGCGTTGCTTTTCGTCACGCTGGAAAGTTTTCTGCGGTCGCGTGAACGGGCGATATCGAAGGCAAACCGGATGATCCGCTCACAGCCGACTTCGGTGAACAGCGAAGATTGAACCGCAACCTCGCCGCCCTGGCCGCGGGCAGCGAGGTTGCGTCCCCCGAGTCCTGCGTACTCGCCTTCACTATTTTCGCGGACGACGATCCAGTCGAGTTCAGTGGTGTCCGCTTTGCGGAGCGGGCTGGTGACTCCGGGAAGGAAGTGGACGGGGCGAACGTTGGCCCACTGGTCGAAGCCCTGGCAGATCGCCAGTCGGAGCCCCCAGAGGCTGATGTGGTCCGGCACCGTCGGCCAACCAACGGCACCGAAGTAGATGGCATCGAAACCGCTCAGCTGTTCCAGTCCGTCGTCGGCCATCATGACGCCGTGTTCCGCGTAGTAGTCCGAGCCCCAGGGAAATTCGGTCCAGTCGAAGGAGACTGCTCCGCCGGAGTTCTTCGCAATGGCGTCGAGCACCTTCCGGCCCGCGGCCGTCACTTCCTGCCCGATGCCGTCTGCGGGTATGGCTGCGATGCGAAATGTCTGCTGGGTCATGCTGCGAGACTAGGGCAGGCCGTGACGGATGTCTCAGACTTGTATCCTCTTCGCCGAATAGGCTCAGGCTATAGGTGCTTGTCAGAGGTGTATTGATGAACCAGTTCGGCGAAGGCTCGGGCTGCAGGGGTGAGCGGCGCCTGGCTGCGGGAGGCCAGCATTACCTGCAACTTGTGGCTTGGCTCAAGATGCATGACCGCCGCGCCGTTTTTACGCGCGAAGTCCGCCCAGGCGGCTGCCAGCACTGCCACGCCGGCCCCCGCGAGCACGAGCGGCAGGACCGCCGCCCGGTGGGCCACTTCAACAGCGACGGTGGCATCGACGCCGCTGGCCAGGATCTCGTCCACGACCTGCCGCATGACGCTTCCCTTCTGCGAGGTGATGAACCTTTGCCCGGACAGCTCGGGATAGCGCACCACCGAGCCGTCCTCGAAGGGCTGGCCGGGGAGCCCGATGAGCACCATGGCCTGTTCCTCAACGGGCTCCAGGTGAATGCCGGCGGAGGGTGGGAAGCTGGAACTGCCGAAGAGCCCGAGCTCGCACTTCCCGCTTCCGATCAGGCGCATGACGTCGTCGCCGGTGTAGGCGGAATGGGCGCTGATCGTGATTCCGGGATGAAGTTGCCCAAACCGCACTGCGATGGATCTGAAGGGTTCAACCGATTGCGACGGCATAAGAGCCAGGTCTACGTGTCCGGTTTCCCTGCCCTTCAATGCCCCGACGGTGGAGCGGAAGGAATCGAGGTCACGAACTGTTCTCCGCGCCGGTTCTATGAGTGCCCGGCCTGACGCACTCACGACGACGCTGCGCCCCGTTCGATGGAAGAGCTGCACCCCCAGCTCCCGCTCAAGGGCAAGCACTGCCTGCGACAGCGACGGCTGGGCGACGTGTAGCGCCGCTGCCGCCCTGGCGAAACCACCGTGATCGACGACGCCGAGGAAGTACTTCAGGTGCCGGATGTCCATGGCTCAATCCTGCCCGACGGCCAGCGCTATCCGGACAGGTGGCTAGGAAGGCTGCTTCCCGGCGCCCGGCCGCGGATCTCGAGCAGTTCACGGGCGTGCTCTGCGAGTCGCTTGTCCTCATCCGAGACCGGGACCCAGGGCGGAACAGAGACGGCGGTACCCGTCTCATCGCGGGCCACCATCACCGTGAGGCAGTAGGTGGTCAGCTGCATGTCGCGTCCCGTGGGCTTACCGGAGCGCACATGTACCGCGATGTGCATGCCCTTGTTCCCTGTGTAGACCAGGCGCGCTTCCACCTCTACCAGGTCCCCGATCAACAGCGGCCGGTAGAACCTCACGCCACCCGAGAAGACGGCCACCGTGTCCTGGCCGCAGTAACGCGTGGCGCAGATATAGGCTGCTTCGTCGATCCAGTCCATAACTGTCCCGCCATGAACCTTGCCGCCCCAGTTCACGTCAGTCGGCGCCGCAAGGAAGCGGAGGGTGACGCGCTCGGCGGTTCCGGCGTCGGTGTATTCCTGCCTGCTCATGGCGGCGACGATTGAATCCCGTACTTCTATCCGGGCAACCGCTTGGTCCCTCAGGTCAATCTCCGCCGTCGTAACAGGGTTGAATTGCGGCACCGGCACGGGCTTGCCGTCCGGCCCCACGGCCACGAAGATCACGAGGCACTGGCTGCGCATCGTCGCTTCGGCGCCTTTGACATCCCCCGAAGAGACAACGGTCCGGATGTGCAGCGAGGACTTCCCGGTGTACACGATGGTCGCTTCGACTTCGACCATGTCTCCGACATTCACCGGGTCAGCGAAGTGGATGTTGCCCACGTACGCCGTCACACAGTAGCTCTTGGCCCAGCCGACGGCCGCGGCATAGGCCGCTTTATCCACCCATTCCAGCACCGTGCCGGCGTCCACGGAGCCGCTGTGCCCGAGATCCGTCGGCGCGGCCAGGAACCGCAGCGTCACTGAATGCGGATTGGGGCGGGCGGTCGTTTCGACGCGTCCTTGCGTCTCGTTTTCCATGGTTGTTCACGCTAGCCGAACCTGGAACTTTTGCGCATTTATGGCGGCTTCACGACGCCCGGACCCACCGTAGCTGCGCAGAATTTCCGGATGGGGAAGCGAGTGAAACTCCGACGCAATTCTCAGGTTACGGGTGTAGCGTGGCGCCCAAGACCGATCCCAGAACCACCACCAAAACGAGGAAGTTTACGATGACTCGTACAGGGCGAAAATCATGGCGTCAGTGGACACCGGCAGTTGTTGCCGCGGGGGCGGTCGGCGCCGCAGCGCTCGTGGCCCCCTTCAGCGCCAATGCGGCGGTTGACCTTCCTGACAAGACCGCCGCCGAAGTCCTCGCGCTGGTTCAGGAGAAAGACGTCGACGCGTTCTCCGGCACAGTGGAGCAAAGCTCGAACCTCGGCCTTCCGGACCTCTCCGCTCTCGGCGCGGCCGCCGGGGCCAACGCAGGCGGCGCCACAACAGGCGGCACCAATAACGACGACGACGGCGAACCCTCCCCGGCCAGCGCCGCCCTAGAACTCATCACCGGATCACACACCGCCCAGGTCTTCGTCAACGGCCCCGATCAGGCACGCCTTCAGGTGCTCGACCAGCTGGAGGAACGCAACATCGTCCGCAACGGCGATGAACTCTGGTACTACAACTCGGATGAGAACGAGGCGATCCACGCCACCCTTGAGGACCATGAAAAGCCCGACGGCGCCCCCTCCGCCCCGAACGACGTCGCCGCCCACTTCCTTGAGAAGATCGACCCGTCCACCGAGGTCACCGTCGGTTCGGACCGCATGGTCGCCGGGCGTGCCGTCTACGATCTCGTCCTGACTCCACGCTCCACCGAGACCCTCGTGGGTTCGGTCAGCATTGCGGTCGACGGCGAAACCGGCCTTCCCCTGGGCGTCACCGTGACTGCCGCCGGCAGCAGCGACCCGGCGTTCAGCTCCGCCTTCACCGAGATCAGCTACGAGGAACCGTCCGCGGATCTGTTCGACTTCACCCCGCCGGCGGGTGCGACCGTCACCGAGGTGGATCCTGGCGAGCATAAAGGCGAGCACCAGCGCGAGCAGGCTGACAAGGAAGCTGCAGCGGCAGAGAAGCCGACCGTGGTGGGCGAAGGTTGGGACACCGTCGTCGTTGTTCCGGCCGGGCAGCAGGAGATTCCGCCGGAACTGATGCAGCTGAGCACACCGGTCGACGGTGGTCAGCTCCTGTCCACAGCACTGGTGAACGTACTCATCACTGACGACGGCCGCATCCTTGCCGGATCGGTCACCGTTGAACGCCTGCAGGCAGTAGCTTCCGGGCAGTGAGCGGGGCCGCCGACCTCGTCATCGAGACAGCAGGCCTGACCAAGCGGTTGGGCGGCAGGGACGTGGTCAACGGCATCGATCTCGCGGTTCCGCGCGGGTCGGTGTTCGGGTTCCTCGGCCCTAATGGTTCGGGGAAGACCACCACCATCCGGATCCTGCTCGGCCTCGCCTCCGCCACCTCCGGCGACGTCCGGGTGCTCGGCGAATCCATTCCGCGAGCACTGCAGGAGGTGCTCCCCCGGGTCGGCGCACTCGTGGAGGGCCCGGGTTTCTACCCCTTCCTCTCCGGAACGGCGAACCTCCTCCGCCTCGACGCCGCTGACCGCTACGTCTCTCCCTCCACAAGTCGGCAACGCGTCGAGACCGCGCTGGAACGGGTGGGGCTGTCGCAGGCCGCCGGCAAGAAAGTCGGCCGCTACTCACTCGGCATGAAGCAGCGCCTCGGAATTGCCAACGCGCTGCTCACCCACCGCGACCTCATCGTCCTCGACGAGCCCACCAACGGCCTCGACCCGCAGGGCACCCGCGAAGTCCGGCACCTCGTGCGCTCCCTCACCGAGGAGGGCACCACCGTCTTCGTCTCGAGCCACCTGCTCACGGAGGTCGAGCAGATCTGCTCCCACGCAGCGGTGCTCAGCGCCGGCTCGCTCGTTGCGCAGGGCAGCCTCGATGAGCTGCGCCGCTCCGGCGAACCGCGCATCCGTGTGAACACCCCCGATGTGCCTCAGACCCACACTGTGCTCCGCCGGCTGGGCACAACACCCGACGACGACGGCGCCACCTCCGGCGCGCACAGCGTCACCGCGCTGCTTCCGGCGGGGCTGGCACCGGACCGGGTGGTGCGTGCGCTGGTCGAGGCGGACGTGAGGGTGAACGGGTTCAGTGTTGACCAGGCCGGACTCGAGGATCTGTTCGTGGCCCTCACCGGGGAGGGATTCGACGTTGTCCAGTAGTGCACCTGTCTCAACACCCCGCAAGACGGCCGGGGGAAGTTTCCTCACGTCTGAACTGTCCGTCCTTTTTCGTCGCCGCCGCACCTGGGCGCTGCTGGCTGCACTCGCTGCGATCCCCGTGCTGATCGCCGTGGCCGTCAGGCTGTCCTCCGGACCGTCAGCCGGACGCGGGCCCGCATTCCTCGACCAGGTGAGCCAGAACGGGCTCTTCGTCGCCGTCGTCGCGACCATCGTTGCGATTCCGCTGTTCCTGCCGCTGACCGTCGGGGTGGTCGCCGGTGACACCGTCGCGGGCGAGGCGAGCACGGGCACCCTGCGGTACCTGCTCATGTCTCCCGTGGCGCGGGGGCGACTCCTGGCAGTGAAGTATGCCGGCGCCGTCGTCTTCTGTCTGGCTGCGACCTTCACGGTAGCGATAGTCGGCACCCTCATGGGAGCGCTGCTGTTCCCGGTCGGGCCGGTGACCCTGCTCTCCGGCACCAGCATCGGTGTGCCGGAAGCGCTGCTGCGCATTGCCCTGGTGTGCTTCTACGTGACGCTGTCGCTGCTGGGGCTCTGCGCCGTCGGGCTCTTCATGTCCACGCTCACCGATGTTCCGGTGGGCGCGATGGCTGCGACCGTGGTGGCCTCAGTGGTCAGCCAGGTGGTGGGGCAGCTTCCACAGCTTGAGTGGATCCACCCGTGGCTGCTGACGCAGTATTGGCTGGGGTTCGCGGACCTGCTGAGGGATCCGATTGTGTGGGACTCGTTCGCCGCGAATGCCCTGCTTCAGGTTGGTTACGTGGTGGTATTCGGCGCCCTGGCCTATGGCCGGTTCAGCACCAAGGACGTGCTGGCCTGAGCGCCAGTGGGCATTATGGCCGCCCAGCCCGCCAAGCCTCTATCTCCGCGAGAAGCTCCCTGCGGCGTGTGTCCGTAATGAAGGCCGACCGCACTGAGTTTCCGGCAAGCTGCGCGAGTTGGTCGTCGTCGAACTCGAAGACCGACTGCAGCTGGGCGAAATTGTCATCCACGTATCCACCGAAGTAGGCCGGATCATCCGAGTTCACCGAGACGCTCAGCCCCCGTTCCAGCATGCGCGGCAGCGGATGATCGGCGAGGGTGTCCACGGCGCGCAGACGCACGTTGGACAGCGGGCAGACCGTCAGCGGTGTCTGCTCGGCCGCCAGCCGTACCACCAGTTCCTCGTCCTCCATGCACCGGATGCCGTGGTCGATCCGCGAAACCTTCAGCAGATCGAGCGCCTCCCGGATGTACTCCGGCGGTCCTTCCTCTCCCGCGTGGGCGATGCACTTCAGACCCGCCTCGTGCGCACGCTCATACAGGGCAATGAAGTCCCGCGGTGGGTAGCCCACCTCCGCTGAATCCAGCCCGATCCCGATGATGGGAGCGTTCATTGCCAGCAACTGCTCGAGCACTGCCAGCGCTTCCTCGGCGGGTTCATCACGAAGGAACGCAGCGATGAGTTCAGTGCTGATGCCGAACTCCTCCTCGCTGACCGTGAGCGCCGACGCGACACCGTTGACACAGGTGGCCAGCGAAATGCCACGGGAGAGATGCGCCTGCGGATCCATCATGATTTCCGCGTGCCGCACACCCGCTGCCGAGGCGCGGGCGAGGTACGCCCGCGTCATGTCCGCGAAGTCCTGTTCGGTCTGCAGGACGGCCATGTTCTCGTAGTACAGGTTCAGGAACGCCTGCAGATCCGCGAACCGGTACTGCCGGCGCAACTCCTCAACATCCGCATAGGGCAGCTCAATACCGTTGCGCCCGGCGAGCGCGAAGATCAACTCCGGCTCGAGCGTCCCTTCAATGTGCAGATGCAACTCGGCCGTGGGCAGCACAGTCATGACGGCTCTTTCCGGTGTGTAGAAGATACTCAAGCCGGCCGCGCCGGAGTACGGCTACGCTAGCGCGGCCGGCAGCAAAGGTGAAAGGATCGCCCTCATGACGGACAACGCCGCTGAAAGCAACCACGCGCACGACGACGATCCCCGCGAAGCGGTTCTGGAACCTGATCCACGCGCCGGAGACGCTGAAAACATCCGTGATGAGCAGGGAACGCACGCGGCCGGCGCTGTTCCTGCGGCCTTCGTTGGCGGCGACCAGCCCGGAGACAAACCGGAAGAAGCCGCCGACAACTCAGGACACTGGGATGAGATGGGCCGGGAGAATCCGGCCCGGGAGCCCGGCAACGAGGAGAGCTAGAGACAAAGAGCGCTAGACCAGCGCGCCGTCCAGGATGGTCACTTCAACGTCCTTCGAGCGGTGGTCGTAACGGAAGGTGACTACACCGCCGTCGTGCTGGAGTTCGTGGTTGGCACCGTTGCTGATGCCGAACGCACCGTAGTTCTCTTCCCAGGAGCGGTCAATGACGACCTTGTACTCGTAGGTGCCGGCGGGCAGCTGTGCGGTGAGTTCCCAGCGCTGCGACACAGGGCTGTAGGCCATCTGCACCTGGTCAGCTGCCGGTGCCCAGTCCTCAGCGCCCAGGCGGTGACCGAAGTTGCCGGCCAGCGCGACGGCGCCGGGTGCGGCTGCGTAGCGCGCACCATCCTCGGTGATGGTCCATCCGGTGCGGCCCTTCAGGATGAAGCCTTCCTTGACCAGCGCGGCTGTCGCTGTGGACAGGCGCTTCACGCCGCGTGCGACGCCGCCGCTGAGGACTTCGCTTTCCCACTCGCTGAGCGGCACCCGCTTCACGGCTGATGTCAGGACGTCTGCGCCTTTGACGGCTAGTGCGGGCTGTTCGGCCAGGATCTGGACGATGGCCTTCAGGCGGGCTGCTGTGTTGTCTTGGGCACTCATGTGTGGACCTCTCAAGTTGCTGTACTTCCGAGAAGATTTTGACAGCGGTTTACTCCCGGCCCGGGGAGCCTGGCGACCGGCGGCATGTCGTGTCGAAATGTGACCCGGAGCGTGGCGACAAATTCCGCTGGATGAAAAGAAAGTTTCACCAAACCTATGGTCTAAGTCACAACTGCCTGCTAGCGTCATACAACGAAGCCAACGGCGGGCTCCAATCGGAGCTATCTACCAGGTGGACCTGCAAATCCCCATACCCCGCAGCAGTCTGGTCGCAGAACACCGCTGAATCGTTGGCGCCCGTGGACTCGAGTGATTGCTGCCCCACGTTCGGGAGAATCACCGTGACTACCACCACCAAAGAAGAGCAGTTCCTCTCCAGGGCAATTTCCCTGGCAACTGATAACGTCCACAACTCCGGCGGCCCGTTCGGTGCGCTCATCGTGACGCTCGACGGCCGGGCCTTCGAAGGAACCAACCGGGTTACCGCCACCAACGATCCAACGGCGCACGCGGAAGTGATGGCTATCCGCAACGCCTGTGCCGCGCTTGAGACCTTCGACCTATCCGGCAGCACCCTCTACACAAGCTGCGAGCCGTGCCCGCTCTGCCTTTCGGCTGCGCTGTGGGCCAGGGTGGACGCCGTCGTCTTCGCTGCCGACCGGAACGACGCCGCTCAGGCCGGGTTCGACGACGCCGTGTTCTACGACTTCTTCGCCACCCCTGTGGAGGACCGGATCATGCCGGTGCGCCACTACGAACTCACGCCCTCGGCGGAAGTAACCGCCCTGGCACCCTTCGAAGCGTGGAGCAACCTCGTTGCCCGCGTGGATTACTAAGGAGCACGTCATGGCAATCCTCACCGAGACCGGCGGTCACCCGGA belongs to Arthrobacter tumbae and includes:
- a CDS encoding LolA family protein; protein product: MTRTGRKSWRQWTPAVVAAGAVGAAALVAPFSANAAVDLPDKTAAEVLALVQEKDVDAFSGTVEQSSNLGLPDLSALGAAAGANAGGATTGGTNNDDDGEPSPASAALELITGSHTAQVFVNGPDQARLQVLDQLEERNIVRNGDELWYYNSDENEAIHATLEDHEKPDGAPSAPNDVAAHFLEKIDPSTEVTVGSDRMVAGRAVYDLVLTPRSTETLVGSVSIAVDGETGLPLGVTVTAAGSSDPAFSSAFTEISYEEPSADLFDFTPPAGATVTEVDPGEHKGEHQREQADKEAAAAEKPTVVGEGWDTVVVVPAGQQEIPPELMQLSTPVDGGQLLSTALVNVLITDDGRILAGSVTVERLQAVASGQ
- a CDS encoding ABC transporter ATP-binding protein — encoded protein: MSGAADLVIETAGLTKRLGGRDVVNGIDLAVPRGSVFGFLGPNGSGKTTTIRILLGLASATSGDVRVLGESIPRALQEVLPRVGALVEGPGFYPFLSGTANLLRLDAADRYVSPSTSRQRVETALERVGLSQAAGKKVGRYSLGMKQRLGIANALLTHRDLIVLDEPTNGLDPQGTREVRHLVRSLTEEGTTVFVSSHLLTEVEQICSHAAVLSAGSLVAQGSLDELRRSGEPRIRVNTPDVPQTHTVLRRLGTTPDDDGATSGAHSVTALLPAGLAPDRVVRALVEADVRVNGFSVDQAGLEDLFVALTGEGFDVVQ
- a CDS encoding ABC transporter permease is translated as MSSSAPVSTPRKTAGGSFLTSELSVLFRRRRTWALLAALAAIPVLIAVAVRLSSGPSAGRGPAFLDQVSQNGLFVAVVATIVAIPLFLPLTVGVVAGDTVAGEASTGTLRYLLMSPVARGRLLAVKYAGAVVFCLAATFTVAIVGTLMGALLFPVGPVTLLSGTSIGVPEALLRIALVCFYVTLSLLGLCAVGLFMSTLTDVPVGAMAATVVASVVSQVVGQLPQLEWIHPWLLTQYWLGFADLLRDPIVWDSFAANALLQVGYVVVFGALAYGRFSTKDVLA
- a CDS encoding acyl-CoA thioesterase, coding for MENETQGRVETTARPNPHSVTLRFLAAPTDLGHSGSVDAGTVLEWVDKAAYAAAVGWAKSYCVTAYVGNIHFADPVNVGDMVEVEATIVYTGKSSLHIRTVVSSGDVKGAEATMRSQCLVIFVAVGPDGKPVPVPQFNPVTTAEIDLRDQAVARIEVRDSIVAAMSRQEYTDAGTAERVTLRFLAAPTDVNWGGKVHGGTVMDWIDEAAYICATRYCGQDTVAVFSGGVRFYRPLLIGDLVEVEARLVYTGNKGMHIAVHVRSGKPTGRDMQLTTYCLTVMVARDETGTAVSVPPWVPVSDEDKRLAEHARELLEIRGRAPGSSLPSHLSG
- a CDS encoding LysR family transcriptional regulator → MDIRHLKYFLGVVDHGGFARAAAALHVAQPSLSQAVLALERELGVQLFHRTGRSVVVSASGRALIEPARRTVRDLDSFRSTVGALKGRETGHVDLALMPSQSVEPFRSIAVRFGQLHPGITISAHSAYTGDDVMRLIGSGKCELGLFGSSSFPPSAGIHLEPVEEQAMVLIGLPGQPFEDGSVVRYPELSGQRFITSQKGSVMRQVVDEILASGVDATVAVEVAHRAAVLPLVLAGAGVAVLAAAWADFARKNGAAVMHLEPSHKLQVMLASRSQAPLTPAARAFAELVHQYTSDKHL
- a CDS encoding tartrate dehydrogenase produces the protein MTQQTFRIAAIPADGIGQEVTAAGRKVLDAIAKNSGGAVSFDWTEFPWGSDYYAEHGVMMADDGLEQLSGFDAIYFGAVGWPTVPDHISLWGLRLAICQGFDQWANVRPVHFLPGVTSPLRKADTTELDWIVVRENSEGEYAGLGGRNLAARGQGGEVAVQSSLFTEVGCERIIRFAFDIARSRDRRKLSSVTKSNAQQYGMVLWDDVFKRVAKDYPDVETESVLVDAMAAKFVLKPEELSVVVASNLNADILSDLGSALAGSLGLASSANYNPERRFPSMFEPVHGSAPDIAGQEISNPIGAIASASLMLEHFGLTTEAERLAEAIRATTAAGVLPRDLGGSATTEDVTDAVISYLP